One genomic window of Vibrio ziniensis includes the following:
- the secD gene encoding protein translocase subunit SecD, which translates to MLNRYPLWKYLMVVFVIAISALYALPNIYGEDPAIQITGARGASVDLSTLDSVTKALDEAQLSHKSIGLENGSILVRFNDTDTQISARDVVSEALGKDTIVALNLAASTPDWLEAIGAAPMKLGLDLRGGVHFLMEVDMDAAMEKLVTQQEEAFRSELREDKIRYRAIRPLKDSVEVVLRDAEQLAQAKASLESKHRDMTFIASEESNQFVLKAQFSETRLQEIRNYAVEQNISILRNRVNELGVAEPLVQRQGATRIVVELPGVQDTARAKEILGATATLEFREVDDKADLAAAAAGRVPAGSEVKFDRDGRPAVLKKRVILGGSSITDASSSTDEYGRPQVNISLDSEGGAKMSAFSKKNIGKLMATVFAEYKDSGRKTPEGKVILVKHEEVVNQATIQSALGRSFRITGIDSVAEAHNLALLLRAGALIAPISIVEERTIGPSMGQQNIDMGIQACVWGMVAVMLFTLLYYRKFGLIANVALFANLVLIIGVMSMIPGATMTLPGIAGIVLTVGMAVDANVLIFERIREELRDGRNPQQAIHQGYANAFSTIADANITTLITAIILFAVGTGAIKGFAVTLSIGILTSMFTAIIGTRCIVNLLYGGKRINKLSI; encoded by the coding sequence GTGCTAAACCGTTATCCGTTATGGAAGTACTTGATGGTGGTATTCGTTATTGCCATCTCAGCTTTGTATGCACTTCCAAATATTTACGGTGAAGATCCAGCCATTCAAATTACAGGGGCGCGTGGCGCCTCTGTAGATCTGTCAACGCTGGATTCTGTCACTAAGGCGCTTGATGAAGCGCAGCTTTCTCATAAATCCATTGGTCTTGAAAATGGATCTATTCTTGTTCGATTTAATGACACTGACACCCAAATCAGTGCTCGCGATGTAGTGAGCGAAGCTCTGGGTAAAGACACGATCGTGGCATTAAACCTTGCAGCATCAACTCCTGATTGGCTTGAAGCAATAGGCGCAGCGCCTATGAAGCTTGGTCTTGACCTTCGCGGCGGTGTTCATTTCTTAATGGAAGTGGATATGGACGCAGCGATGGAAAAATTGGTCACTCAGCAAGAAGAAGCATTCCGCAGTGAACTGCGAGAAGACAAAATTCGCTATCGTGCAATTCGTCCTCTTAAAGATTCCGTTGAAGTGGTGTTACGTGATGCAGAGCAGCTAGCTCAAGCGAAAGCCTCTTTAGAATCAAAACATCGCGATATGACGTTTATTGCTTCTGAAGAGAGCAACCAGTTCGTTCTGAAAGCGCAATTCTCTGAAACTCGTCTACAAGAAATCCGTAACTATGCTGTTGAACAGAACATTAGCATCCTACGCAACCGTGTAAACGAACTGGGTGTTGCTGAGCCTTTGGTACAACGTCAAGGTGCAACTCGTATCGTAGTTGAACTTCCTGGTGTTCAGGACACAGCGCGTGCGAAAGAGATTCTTGGTGCAACTGCGACACTTGAATTCCGTGAAGTGGATGACAAGGCCGATTTAGCTGCTGCTGCTGCGGGCCGAGTACCTGCGGGTAGTGAAGTTAAGTTTGACCGTGATGGCCGTCCAGCTGTGCTGAAGAAACGTGTAATTCTTGGTGGTTCAAGCATCACGGATGCGAGTTCAAGCACCGACGAATATGGTCGTCCGCAGGTAAACATCTCACTGGATAGTGAAGGTGGCGCGAAAATGTCAGCGTTCTCTAAAAAGAACATTGGCAAGCTAATGGCTACAGTATTTGCAGAATACAAAGACAGCGGTCGTAAGACTCCAGAAGGTAAAGTTATCTTAGTTAAACATGAAGAAGTGGTTAACCAAGCAACGATTCAATCTGCGTTAGGCCGTAGTTTCCGTATTACGGGTATTGATTCAGTAGCTGAAGCTCATAACCTTGCACTTCTACTGCGTGCTGGTGCTCTGATTGCGCCAATCTCGATTGTAGAAGAACGCACCATTGGTCCATCAATGGGTCAACAGAATATCGACATGGGTATTCAAGCGTGTGTATGGGGTATGGTTGCAGTAATGCTGTTTACGCTACTTTACTACCGTAAGTTTGGCTTGATCGCGAACGTAGCACTGTTTGCAAACCTTGTGTTGATCATCGGTGTAATGTCTATGATTCCAGGTGCAACAATGACTCTACCGGGTATCGCGGGTATCGTATTGACTGTCGGTATGGCGGTGGATGCCAACGTACTGATTTTTGAACGTATCCGTGAAGAGCTGCGTGATGGGCGTAACCCCCAACAAGCGATTCACCAAGGTTATGCTAATGCATTCAGTACGATCGCCGATGCGAACATCACAACCCTAATCACTGCTATCATTCTGTTTGCAGTAGGTACAGGTGCGATCAAAGGTTTCGCGGTAACTCTGTCTATCGGTATTCTAACTTCAATGTTTACTGCAATTATCGGCACTCGTTGTATCGTCAACTTGTTGTACGGTGGTAAACGCATTAACAAGTTGTCGATCTAA
- the suhB gene encoding inositol-1-monophosphatase, protein MHPMLNIAIRAARKAGNHIAKSLETPEKIEASQKGMNDFVTNVDKEAENLIVATIKNSYPEHCIVAEEGGLIEGKDQDVQWIIDPLDGTTNFVKGLPHFCVSIAVRIKGKTEVACVYNPMLNELFTAQRGAGAQLNNARIRIKPIKDLQGAVLATGFPFKQKQHSESYMKIMTSLFVECSDFRRTGSAALDLCYLASNRVDGYFELGLKPWDLAAGELIAREAGAILTDFAGGTDYMKSGNIVGSSPRGVKAILQHIRENGNSAILK, encoded by the coding sequence ATGCATCCAATGCTAAACATTGCTATTCGCGCTGCGCGTAAAGCAGGCAATCACATTGCTAAATCTCTAGAAACTCCTGAGAAAATCGAAGCCTCTCAAAAAGGCATGAACGACTTTGTTACTAACGTAGACAAAGAAGCTGAAAACCTTATCGTTGCTACGATTAAAAACTCTTACCCTGAACACTGCATCGTTGCAGAAGAAGGTGGTCTGATCGAAGGTAAAGATCAGGATGTACAATGGATTATCGACCCACTGGATGGCACTACAAACTTTGTAAAAGGTTTACCTCACTTCTGTGTTTCAATTGCAGTTCGCATTAAAGGCAAAACAGAAGTCGCTTGTGTTTACAACCCAATGCTTAACGAGCTTTTTACAGCTCAACGTGGCGCTGGTGCACAGCTAAACAACGCTCGTATCCGTATCAAACCGATTAAAGACCTGCAAGGTGCAGTTCTAGCAACTGGTTTCCCATTCAAACAAAAACAGCATTCAGAATCTTACATGAAGATAATGACGTCTCTATTTGTTGAGTGTTCAGACTTCCGTCGCACAGGCTCTGCAGCTCTAGATTTATGTTACCTAGCATCTAACCGTGTCGATGGTTACTTTGAGCTTGGTTTGAAACCTTGGGATCTTGCAGCTGGTGAACTGATTGCTCGAGAAGCAGGTGCAATCCTTACAGATTTCGCTGGCGGTACTGATTACATGAAATCAGGCAACATAGTTGGTTCTAGCCCACGCGGCGTGAAAGCGATTCTTCAACATATCCGTGAAAACGGTAACAGCGCGATCTTGAAATAA
- a CDS encoding isochorismatase family protein gives MAIAQLDDKTALIVIDLQNGIVALAQEEDVKSVIQNANKLIGAFHAASLPVVLVNVAGGAAGRIDLVMPARTMDEKWSALVEALVRDEREILLTKRNWGAFINSDLDQQFKQLGVTQVVVIGISTSIGVESTARQAFELGYNVILCTDAMTDSNLDNHAHSIKSIFPRLAETGTTEDLLNLL, from the coding sequence ATGGCCATTGCTCAGCTTGATGATAAAACCGCATTAATCGTGATTGATTTGCAAAACGGAATTGTCGCACTTGCCCAAGAAGAGGATGTTAAGTCTGTCATCCAGAATGCCAATAAGCTAATTGGAGCTTTTCACGCTGCATCATTACCTGTGGTGTTGGTTAACGTCGCTGGTGGTGCCGCGGGTAGAATCGATTTGGTTATGCCAGCAAGGACTATGGATGAAAAGTGGAGTGCCTTGGTTGAAGCATTAGTTCGAGATGAGCGCGAGATATTGCTAACCAAACGAAATTGGGGGGCATTTATCAACAGCGATCTTGATCAACAGTTCAAACAGCTGGGTGTTACTCAGGTTGTCGTGATCGGCATTTCTACCAGTATTGGCGTTGAGTCAACAGCAAGGCAGGCATTCGAATTAGGGTATAACGTGATACTTTGTACCGATGCGATGACGGATTCGAATCTTGATAATCATGCACATTCGATAAAGTCTATTTTCCCACGTCTAGCTGAAACAGGCACCACAGAAGATCTGCTCAATCTGCTATAA
- the trmJ gene encoding tRNA (cytosine(32)/uridine(32)-2'-O)-methyltransferase TrmJ, which yields MLSNVKVVLVGTSHSGNIGSAARAMKVMGLSEMVLVDPQCEVDAQAIALAAGASEIALNARIVKSLEEAVEDCGLVVGTSARSRTLEWPILDSRECGEKFAIEGQKHPVALVFGRERTGLSNEELQTCHYHVSIPANPEYSSLNLAMAVQTLCYEIRVAHLNQLQSHYSSHAEEEYPRHKELEMFYEHLEKVMIETQFISETQPSQVMNKLRRLFNRARPEAQELNILRGVLTAVGKSLRDKK from the coding sequence ATGTTAAGCAATGTTAAAGTGGTTTTAGTGGGAACCTCTCATTCTGGCAATATAGGCTCTGCTGCTCGTGCTATGAAAGTAATGGGTCTCAGCGAAATGGTTTTAGTTGATCCTCAATGTGAAGTGGATGCTCAAGCTATCGCTTTAGCTGCTGGCGCAAGCGAAATCGCACTCAATGCTCGAATTGTTAAAAGTTTAGAAGAAGCAGTAGAAGATTGCGGTCTAGTGGTTGGTACTAGCGCGCGTTCAAGAACGTTGGAATGGCCGATACTAGACTCTCGTGAATGCGGTGAGAAATTTGCAATCGAAGGACAAAAACATCCTGTCGCTTTAGTTTTTGGTCGAGAGCGTACTGGGCTTAGTAACGAAGAGCTGCAAACTTGTCATTATCACGTTAGCATTCCTGCAAACCCTGAATACAGCTCTCTGAACCTAGCAATGGCGGTGCAGACGCTATGTTACGAAATCCGTGTAGCTCATTTGAATCAGCTTCAATCGCATTATTCGTCTCATGCGGAGGAAGAATATCCTCGTCACAAAGAACTGGAAATGTTCTATGAGCACCTTGAAAAAGTCATGATTGAAACCCAATTCATATCAGAGACACAGCCAAGCCAAGTGATGAATAAACTTCGTCGCCTATTCAATCGCGCGCGTCCTGAAGCTCAAGAACTCAATATTTTACGTGGTGTTTTGACTGCGGTTGGGAAAAGCTTGCGGGATAAAAAATAA
- a CDS encoding IscS subfamily cysteine desulfurase: MKLPIYLDYSATCPVDPRVAEKMVQYMTMDGTFGNPASRSHRYGWQAEEAVDTAREQIADLLNADPREIIFTSGATESDNLAIKGVAHFYQKQGKHIITCKTEHKAVLDTTRQLEREGFEVTYLDPESNGLIDLNKLEAAMRDDTILVSIMHVNNEIGVIQDINAIGELCRSRKIVFHVDAAQSAGKLPIDVQEMKVDLISMSAHKVYGPKGIGALYVRRKPRIRLEAQMHGGGHERGFRSGTLPTHQIVGMGEAFRIAKQEMQQDYDHAKTLRDRLLAGVKDMEAVSINGDLEQRLPNNLNISFAFVEGESLLMSLKDLAVSSGSACTSASLEPSYVLRALGLDDELAHSSIRFSFGRFTTEEDIDYAIELIRVAVNKLREMSPLWDMYKEGVDLSTVEWAHH; encoded by the coding sequence ATGAAACTGCCGATTTATTTAGACTATTCAGCAACTTGCCCAGTAGATCCACGTGTTGCTGAAAAGATGGTTCAGTACATGACGATGGATGGTACCTTCGGTAACCCAGCATCTCGTTCACATCGTTATGGCTGGCAGGCAGAAGAAGCCGTAGATACTGCGCGTGAGCAAATTGCAGATTTACTAAATGCAGACCCTCGTGAAATTATCTTCACATCAGGTGCAACAGAATCTGACAACTTGGCGATTAAAGGTGTTGCTCACTTTTATCAAAAACAAGGTAAACACATCATTACCTGCAAAACTGAGCACAAAGCTGTACTTGATACGACTCGTCAGTTAGAGCGTGAAGGTTTTGAAGTCACTTACCTAGATCCAGAATCAAACGGCCTTATCGATCTAAACAAACTAGAAGCAGCAATGCGTGATGACACCATTCTTGTTTCTATCATGCATGTGAACAATGAAATCGGTGTTATCCAAGATATCAATGCTATCGGTGAACTTTGTCGTTCACGTAAAATTGTTTTCCATGTAGACGCAGCACAGTCTGCGGGTAAATTGCCAATCGACGTTCAAGAGATGAAAGTTGACCTTATCTCTATGTCGGCACACAAAGTTTACGGTCCTAAAGGGATTGGTGCTCTATACGTACGTCGTAAACCACGTATCCGTCTGGAAGCACAAATGCACGGTGGCGGCCATGAGCGCGGTTTCCGCTCTGGTACACTTCCTACTCACCAAATCGTGGGTATGGGTGAAGCATTCCGAATTGCAAAACAAGAGATGCAACAAGATTACGACCACGCAAAAACTCTGCGTGATCGTCTACTCGCTGGCGTCAAAGATATGGAAGCAGTTTCGATCAACGGTGATCTAGAACAGCGTCTACCGAACAACCTAAACATCAGTTTTGCTTTTGTTGAAGGTGAATCACTGCTTATGTCTCTGAAAGACCTTGCGGTATCTTCAGGCAGTGCATGTACATCAGCAAGCCTTGAACCATCGTATGTACTACGTGCTCTTGGTCTTGATGATGAATTGGCTCACAGCTCAATTCGTTTCTCATTCGGTCGTTTCACGACAGAAGAGGATATCGATTATGCGATTGAATTGATTCGTGTAGCTGTCAACAAATTACGCGAGATGTCTCCTCTGTGGGACATGTATAAGGAAGGGGTAGATTTGAGCACTGTTGAGTGGGCTCATCATTAA
- the yajC gene encoding preprotein translocase subunit YajC, protein MSLISVAHAAPAGTPAGGGFEMLIMLGMFAVIFYFMIYRPQSKRVKEHKNLMASMTKGDEVLTSGGLVGRITKIAEDNDYVSIALNENNEIVLKKDFITAVLPKGTLKSL, encoded by the coding sequence ATGAGTCTAATTTCTGTAGCACACGCGGCTCCTGCTGGCACTCCAGCTGGTGGTGGTTTTGAAATGCTAATCATGCTTGGCATGTTTGCGGTAATCTTCTACTTCATGATTTACCGCCCACAATCTAAGCGCGTAAAAGAGCATAAAAACCTAATGGCTTCTATGACTAAAGGTGATGAGGTTCTTACCAGTGGTGGACTAGTTGGTCGCATTACTAAAATTGCAGAAGACAACGATTATGTTTCTATTGCACTTAACGAGAACAACGAAATCGTTCTTAAAAAAGACTTCATTACAGCAGTATTACCAAAAGGTACGCTGAAATCTCTATAA
- the iscA gene encoding iron-sulfur cluster assembly protein IscA yields the protein MAITLTETAAHRVRTFLENRGKGIGLRLGVRTTGCSGMAYVLEFVDDLEDGDQVFEDNGVKVIIDPKSLVYLDGTELDYKKEGLNEGFEFNNPNAKGECGCGESFNV from the coding sequence ATGGCCATTACCCTAACTGAAACAGCAGCACACCGAGTTAGAACCTTTTTGGAAAACCGTGGAAAAGGTATCGGCTTACGTTTAGGCGTAAGAACGACGGGGTGTTCAGGTATGGCATACGTACTAGAATTCGTTGATGATCTTGAAGACGGTGACCAAGTATTTGAAGATAACGGTGTGAAAGTTATCATCGACCCGAAAAGCTTGGTTTACCTAGACGGCACCGAGCTGGATTACAAAAAAGAAGGCTTGAATGAAGGCTTTGAATTTAACAACCCAAATGCGAAAGGCGAGTGTGGTTGTGGTGAAAGCTTCAACGTCTAA
- the secF gene encoding protein translocase subunit SecF yields the protein MFQILKTDKSIDFMRWSKFAFVFSILMIGASIFTLSTKWLNWGLDFTGGTLIEVGFEQPVNLEEIRVALEAKGFGDATVQNFGSAKDVMVRLRPRENVASEALGNQILSAIKEGTGKAVEMRRIEFVGPNVGDELTEAGGLAILVSLLCILLYVSMRFEWRLAAGAVLALAHDVIITLGIFSLMQVEVDLTIVAALLTVVGYSLNDTIVVFDRIRENFRKMRKGDSAEIMNSSITQTLSRTLITSGTTLFVVIALFVQGGAMIHGFAMALLLGITVGTYSSIYVASALALKLGITREHLLTPQVEKEGAEFDDMP from the coding sequence ATGTTTCAAATTCTGAAAACAGATAAATCGATCGACTTTATGCGTTGGTCGAAGTTCGCATTCGTTTTCTCGATTCTAATGATCGGTGCTTCGATTTTTACTCTATCGACAAAATGGCTGAATTGGGGCTTAGATTTTACTGGCGGTACATTGATCGAGGTTGGTTTCGAACAGCCAGTAAACCTTGAAGAAATTCGTGTTGCGCTTGAAGCTAAAGGGTTCGGTGACGCAACAGTACAAAACTTTGGTTCCGCTAAAGATGTGATGGTTCGTCTTCGCCCACGTGAAAATGTGGCAAGTGAAGCTTTAGGTAACCAAATCCTAAGCGCAATTAAAGAAGGTACGGGTAAAGCGGTAGAAATGCGCCGTATTGAGTTCGTTGGTCCTAATGTAGGTGACGAGCTAACAGAAGCCGGCGGTTTGGCGATTTTAGTCTCGCTGCTGTGTATTCTTCTGTATGTATCTATGCGATTCGAATGGCGTTTGGCTGCGGGTGCAGTTTTAGCATTGGCTCACGACGTTATCATCACGCTAGGTATTTTCTCATTGATGCAAGTTGAAGTAGACCTAACTATCGTTGCAGCATTGCTAACGGTTGTGGGTTATTCACTTAACGATACCATAGTGGTATTTGACCGTATCCGTGAGAACTTCCGTAAGATGCGTAAAGGTGATTCTGCTGAAATCATGAACAGCTCAATCACTCAAACATTAAGCCGTACTTTGATTACTTCTGGTACCACATTGTTTGTAGTTATCGCACTGTTTGTTCAAGGTGGGGCTATGATTCACGGCTTCGCAATGGCATTGCTATTGGGTATTACTGTTGGTACTTACTCTTCAATTTATGTGGCTTCTGCCCTAGCATTGAAATTGGGTATCACACGTGAGCACTTACTTACTCCTCAAGTGGAGAAAGAAGGTGCTGAATTCGACGATATGCCATAG
- the iscR gene encoding Fe-S cluster assembly transcriptional regulator IscR encodes MRLTSKGRYAVTAMLDVALHSQQSPVPLADISERQGISLSYLEQLFSKLRKAGLVASVRGPGGGYRLGAHGHAISIGTVIAAVDESVDATKCHGKGGCQGGTRCLTHTLWRDLSSRISDFLNNITLGELMVDNEVLEISDRQDIDLAINHGIAHKNSNTVTIGAAPVGINVRS; translated from the coding sequence ATGAGACTTACATCTAAAGGAAGATATGCGGTAACAGCCATGTTAGATGTGGCTCTGCATTCGCAACAAAGCCCAGTACCACTGGCTGATATTTCAGAGCGTCAGGGCATTTCGCTTTCATATTTAGAGCAACTGTTTTCGAAATTACGTAAAGCAGGTTTAGTGGCTAGTGTTCGTGGTCCTGGTGGTGGTTACCGACTAGGTGCACATGGCCATGCGATTTCAATCGGCACTGTGATTGCAGCGGTTGATGAATCGGTTGACGCGACTAAATGTCATGGCAAAGGCGGATGCCAAGGTGGTACTCGCTGTTTAACACATACACTGTGGCGTGATTTAAGTTCTCGCATCAGTGACTTCCTTAACAATATCACTCTAGGTGAGTTGATGGTTGATAACGAAGTACTAGAAATTTCAGATCGTCAAGATATCGATCTTGCGATTAACCACGGGATTGCACACAAAAATTCGAACACAGTCACCATTGGTGCGGCACCCGTAGGTATTAATGTTCGTTCCTAA
- the iscU gene encoding Fe-S cluster assembly scaffold IscU, producing the protein MAYSEKVIDHYENPRNVGSFDKEDPSVGSGMVGAPACGDVMRLQIKVSPEGIIEDAKFKTYGCGSAIASSSLVTEWVKGKSIDEAAAIKNAEIAEELELPPVKVHCSILAEDAIKAAVADYKKKHQQ; encoded by the coding sequence ATGGCATACAGTGAAAAAGTAATAGACCATTACGAGAACCCACGTAACGTTGGTTCATTCGATAAAGAAGACCCATCAGTAGGTAGCGGCATGGTTGGTGCTCCTGCTTGTGGTGACGTAATGCGTCTACAAATTAAAGTATCTCCAGAAGGCATCATTGAAGATGCAAAATTCAAAACTTACGGATGTGGTAGTGCTATCGCATCAAGCTCGCTTGTAACAGAGTGGGTGAAAGGTAAGTCAATTGATGAAGCAGCAGCGATTAAAAACGCTGAAATTGCGGAAGAACTAGAACTACCACCAGTTAAAGTTCACTGCTCAATCTTGGCAGAAGACGCAATTAAAGCCGCTGTAGCGGATTACAAGAAAAAACATCAACAATAA